A single region of the Bacteroidota bacterium genome encodes:
- the lepB gene encoding signal peptidase I, with amino-acid sequence MSLTYWIITFLVLNVIHFAGTWKLYKKAGFSPISAIIPFYNIHILLKIINRPWWWIFLFFIPIVNNIMIIVSWIELIRSFGKNKTTDSLLVTFTLGFYLFYLNYVEDPKFIESRSHESKTDTGDWVSAIVFAIVAATIIRTFSFEAYTIPTSSMEKSMMVGDFLFVSKMSYGTRVPMTQFTLPLLHDSIPVLGLPAYIKGPELPYFRLPKFSSIKNNDIVVFNYPMVDAPVDKKTNYIKRCVAIAGDSLKIENGVVFVNGKEQKLPEGAKAQFSYIVTIKPGKSLFVSGDTYSDNILTRKLDITDGIIPAGDYYQYFNINFPNWQKFTSAKNKDDLNRVYAINLTEEKVSQLSSWKAVESVKQYIKPSTRKSSGIFPSNKNWNVDNYGTIYIPEAGVTTPLNNDNIEFYRRLITVYENNTLEEKDGKFLINGVESNSYTFKQDYYWMMGDNRYNSLDSRFWGFVPEDHVVGKPTFIWMSLNQHGKGLSKFRWDRIMTGISDQGNKKDRKIIVAILILLS; translated from the coding sequence ATGAGTTTAACTTATTGGATAATTACTTTTCTTGTTCTAAATGTAATTCACTTTGCAGGAACCTGGAAACTATATAAAAAAGCAGGATTTTCACCTATTTCTGCTATTATTCCATTTTACAATATTCACATACTTTTAAAGATCATAAATCGCCCATGGTGGTGGATATTTCTTTTCTTTATTCCAATTGTGAATAATATTATGATAATTGTATCATGGATAGAACTGATAAGGAGCTTTGGTAAAAACAAAACTACTGATAGCCTTCTGGTTACTTTCACTCTTGGCTTTTACCTATTCTACTTAAACTATGTTGAAGACCCCAAATTTATAGAAAGCAGATCGCATGAATCAAAAACTGACACAGGCGACTGGGTAAGCGCAATTGTATTTGCAATAGTTGCAGCAACAATAATCAGAACTTTTTCTTTTGAAGCCTATACTATTCCAACTTCATCAATGGAAAAATCAATGATGGTTGGTGACTTCCTTTTTGTAAGTAAAATGAGTTACGGAACAAGAGTTCCTATGACACAATTTACTCTGCCTCTACTACATGATTCAATTCCCGTTTTAGGATTACCAGCATATATTAAAGGGCCTGAATTACCATATTTCAGACTTCCGAAATTCTCATCAATAAAAAACAATGATATTGTAGTCTTTAACTACCCGATGGTTGATGCTCCGGTTGACAAAAAGACAAATTATATTAAACGTTGTGTTGCAATAGCCGGAGATTCGCTAAAAATAGAAAATGGTGTTGTATTCGTAAATGGGAAAGAACAAAAATTACCTGAGGGAGCTAAAGCTCAATTTTCATATATAGTAACCATAAAGCCTGGTAAATCTTTATTTGTCTCGGGAGACACATATTCTGACAATATCCTGACAAGAAAGCTTGACATTACCGATGGAATAATACCTGCAGGGGACTATTACCAATACTTTAACATAAACTTTCCTAATTGGCAAAAATTTACAAGTGCTAAAAACAAGGACGATTTAAACCGTGTATATGCCATTAACCTAACCGAAGAAAAGGTTAGCCAACTAAGTTCATGGAAAGCTGTAGAATCTGTTAAACAATATATTAAACCATCTACTAGAAAAAGTTCAGGTATTTTCCCATCAAACAAAAATTGGAATGTAGATAACTATGGAACTATATACATTCCTGAAGCGGGTGTTACTACTCCCCTAAATAATGACAATATTGAATTTTACCGCAGACTGATTACTGTTTATGAGAATAACACTCTTGAAGAAAAAGACGGTAAATTCTTAATCAACGGTGTAGAAAGTAATTCATATACTTTCAAACAAGATTACTACTGGATGATGGGCGATAACCGCTACAACTCATTAGATTCAAGATTCTGGGGATTTGTACCCGAAGATCATGTTGTGGGTAAACCAACATTTATCTGGATGAGTTTAAA